The Methylacidimicrobium sp. B4 genome contains a region encoding:
- a CDS encoding FtsX-like permease family protein, translating to MLALFLRHCGRQILRHPAMSAVTVLSVALGVALFVGVLVLNRSALAAFRASVDATAGKANLEVSGDGVPMDEELLRTVRSTPGIAAATPLVEQVCLVADHSGEYLQLEGIDLFSNVPFRAFTLEAGGSSESDLLEFFRDPRAIALTATLARKLGLRLGDRITVRTETGPVPFVLRSLVEFQGKAVGADEHLALLDIAGAQESFGSVGKLSRISCLLAEGVDAGWVASQLRERLPPSVIVQTPEGRSRRVEKMLGAFELNLTALSLVSLFVAMYMIYNAVEASVVRRRGEIGLLRSLGLPRSRVQMLFLGEALAVGGIGVLLGLPFGLFLARSLLGVISESVTAIYALLHIERISVSSGAIGIASFAGLAAVAAAAWFPAREASSVEPVEAFSLGTLAEKSHRAGPGWAVAAILCWALSGGLAALALVTGPAALSFGSALFALLGFTLLVPLVCREVARRFRFRSVLPRLAMAHFARSLHHNAITVAALLAALAMYVSVTVMIYSFRRTVDDWLHRTVTADLFVAPAINVRAGTQQALPPEIEAAVSSLPSVAAYERYREQRIIFRGETVKCATLRFPIAAQYSGLSLRQGDARRILAESTGLDRIVVNESFAKRFHVQEGDRIEIPTPRGERLFTVAGVFYDYTTEFGLFLIDWGAYRRYWDEDRCQTLGLYLRPGSDPEEVRKGLQRQVAPIGDWVVFSNREVRKEVFRVFDQTFTVTELLKGITLIVCASGIFLNFLILSVERRREIGVLRSIGVGRSGVEAMLVGEGALLGAIASLLGLLAGTGLSLVLTYVINPSFFGWTVRWTMPWKLLWELPPAVILAAVLSAYWPARKCARIPIAEAMRME from the coding sequence ATGCTCGCCCTTTTCCTTCGCCACTGTGGACGCCAGATCCTCCGCCATCCGGCGATGTCGGCCGTCACGGTGCTCTCGGTAGCTCTGGGCGTCGCCCTCTTCGTCGGAGTCTTGGTCCTCAACCGGAGCGCCTTGGCCGCGTTCCGGGCCTCGGTCGACGCCACGGCCGGCAAGGCCAACCTGGAGGTATCGGGCGATGGAGTGCCGATGGACGAGGAGCTCCTCCGGACGGTCCGGAGCACTCCGGGGATCGCGGCGGCCACCCCGCTGGTCGAGCAGGTCTGCCTGGTCGCCGACCACTCCGGGGAATATCTCCAGCTCGAAGGGATCGACCTCTTCTCCAACGTCCCCTTCCGGGCCTTCACGCTCGAGGCAGGCGGGAGCTCGGAGAGCGACCTGCTCGAGTTCTTCCGGGATCCCCGGGCGATTGCGCTCACCGCGACGCTCGCCCGGAAGCTGGGACTGCGGCTCGGAGACCGGATCACCGTCCGGACGGAGACGGGGCCGGTCCCATTCGTGCTCCGCTCCCTGGTCGAGTTCCAGGGGAAAGCGGTCGGCGCCGATGAGCATCTGGCCCTCCTCGACATCGCGGGCGCCCAGGAGAGCTTCGGGAGCGTCGGAAAGCTTTCCCGGATCAGCTGCCTCCTCGCGGAAGGAGTCGACGCCGGGTGGGTCGCCTCCCAGCTCCGGGAGCGGCTGCCCCCTTCGGTGATCGTCCAGACGCCGGAAGGGCGGAGCCGGCGGGTCGAGAAGATGCTCGGGGCCTTCGAGCTCAACCTGACCGCCCTCTCCCTGGTCTCCCTCTTCGTTGCGATGTACATGATCTACAACGCGGTGGAGGCTTCGGTCGTCCGCCGGCGCGGGGAGATCGGGCTCTTGCGCAGCCTCGGGCTTCCGCGGTCTCGCGTCCAGATGCTCTTCCTGGGGGAGGCGCTCGCGGTGGGAGGCATCGGCGTCCTGCTTGGCCTGCCCTTTGGCCTGTTCCTGGCGCGGAGCTTGCTTGGCGTGATCTCCGAGAGCGTCACCGCGATCTATGCCCTCCTCCACATCGAGCGGATCTCGGTTTCGAGCGGAGCGATCGGGATCGCCTCATTCGCTGGGCTCGCTGCGGTGGCGGCGGCGGCCTGGTTTCCCGCCCGGGAAGCCTCGAGCGTCGAGCCGGTGGAGGCCTTTTCCTTGGGAACGCTGGCGGAGAAGAGTCATCGAGCTGGACCCGGGTGGGCGGTCGCCGCGATCCTCTGCTGGGCGCTCTCGGGAGGCTTGGCCGCGCTCGCGCTGGTCACCGGACCGGCCGCGCTCAGCTTTGGCTCGGCCCTCTTTGCGCTCCTCGGGTTCACGCTGCTCGTCCCGCTGGTCTGCCGGGAGGTCGCGCGCCGCTTCCGCTTCCGTTCGGTCCTGCCGCGGCTGGCGATGGCCCATTTTGCCCGTTCGCTCCACCACAACGCGATCACCGTCGCCGCTCTGCTGGCCGCGCTCGCGATGTATGTGAGCGTCACCGTCATGATCTACAGCTTCCGGAGGACGGTCGACGACTGGCTCCATCGGACCGTGACGGCCGACCTCTTTGTTGCCCCCGCGATCAACGTGCGGGCGGGGACCCAGCAGGCCCTCCCTCCGGAGATCGAGGCGGCGGTCTCCTCCCTCCCCTCGGTCGCCGCCTACGAACGCTACCGGGAGCAGCGGATCATCTTTCGGGGAGAGACGGTCAAGTGCGCCACCCTTCGCTTTCCGATCGCCGCCCAATATAGCGGCCTTTCCCTGCGGCAGGGCGACGCGCGGCGGATCCTGGCCGAATCGACAGGACTGGACCGGATCGTCGTCAACGAGAGCTTCGCCAAGCGATTCCATGTCCAGGAGGGCGACCGGATCGAGATCCCGACTCCCCGGGGCGAGCGGCTCTTCACGGTCGCGGGGGTGTTCTATGACTACACGACCGAGTTCGGGCTCTTCCTCATCGACTGGGGGGCCTATCGGCGCTATTGGGACGAGGATCGCTGCCAGACCCTGGGGCTCTACCTCCGGCCGGGATCGGATCCCGAAGAGGTCCGGAAGGGCCTCCAGCGGCAGGTCGCGCCGATCGGCGATTGGGTCGTCTTCTCCAACCGGGAGGTGCGCAAGGAAGTCTTCCGGGTCTTCGACCAGACCTTTACGGTGACCGAGCTGCTCAAGGGGATCACGCTCATCGTCTGTGCCAGCGGGATCTTCCTCAACTTCCTGATCTTGAGCGTCGAACGCCGCCGGGAGATCGGGGTCTTGCGCTCGATCGGAGTCGGGCGCTCCGGGGTCGAAGCGATGCTGGTCGGGGAAGGGG
- a CDS encoding ABC transporter ATP-binding protein → MRRVIARLDRVSKHYGSGEGATCALRSVSLEIEEGEFVALVGPSGCGKSSLLHLLAGIDRPSQGRIVVLGESLAELEDRKLTQMRLGKIGIVFQFFNLLPTLTAEENVELPGLLRGMASKEARRKARALLEEVGLAHRSHHRPEQMSGGEMQRVAIARALLLEPGLVLADEPTGNLDSEASRIVIELFRDLGRRHGATLVLATHSQEVAAASSRVVRMRDGRILGDDSLSPPEP, encoded by the coding sequence TTGAGACGCGTGATCGCCCGGCTCGATCGGGTTTCCAAGCATTATGGCTCAGGGGAGGGTGCCACCTGTGCCCTCCGCTCGGTCAGCCTCGAGATCGAGGAGGGCGAGTTCGTGGCGCTCGTGGGTCCGAGCGGCTGCGGCAAGAGCTCGCTGCTCCACCTGCTTGCGGGGATCGACCGGCCGAGCCAAGGAAGGATCGTCGTCCTGGGCGAATCGCTGGCGGAGCTCGAGGACCGGAAGCTCACCCAGATGCGGCTGGGGAAGATCGGGATCGTCTTCCAGTTCTTCAACTTGCTGCCAACGTTGACCGCCGAGGAGAATGTCGAGCTTCCGGGTCTCCTCCGGGGCATGGCGTCCAAGGAGGCGCGGCGGAAGGCGCGGGCTCTCCTGGAGGAGGTGGGGCTCGCCCACCGGAGCCACCACCGACCCGAGCAGATGTCCGGGGGGGAGATGCAGCGGGTTGCGATCGCGCGGGCGCTCCTGCTCGAACCCGGGCTGGTGCTGGCGGACGAGCCGACCGGGAACCTCGATTCGGAGGCGAGCCGGATCGTGATCGAGCTCTTCCGGGATCTCGGGAGGCGGCATGGAGCGACGCTCGTGCTCGCCACACACAGCCAGGAGGTCGCGGCGGCGAGCTCCCGTGTCGTCCGGATGCGGGATGGACGGATCCTCGGAGACGACTCGCTAAGCCCTCCGGAACCCTAG
- the putA gene encoding bifunctional proline dehydrogenase/L-glutamate gamma-semialdehyde dehydrogenase PutA has protein sequence MEGGQRKEDRKGGLPALRERLLAVQREDDDLCRERLCALFSPSEALDRQIEEKTRWLHERMRGEERPRWVDRILARYPLSHKEGRLLLQLAEALPRIPDDQTADALLAEKLIEGEWCSGEHEAREPIGRAASWGLSGLRALARWESDAPLPGWFRRGVRAAVRESARKIVGAIVGRFVLAEDVRGGRQQVERLHAQGYRFCWDMLGEAARSRRTADDARQRYGRAITFFGRAGAAEEEAAELSLKLSVLHPRWEPLQEERIGEEIYASVRELWREARKAGIRLVFDAEESDRFWPLLDLFLRLLAEVEIDGESGLGIVVQAYQKRAWAAVELLGEAAAEEQARFALRLVKGAYWDAEIRRAQALGLPGYPVFTRKALTDLSYLACAKRLLEGTDRLFPQFATHDPRTVAAILCLAEGGRGGWEFQRLYGVAEPLYAVVRELGHPVRLYLPFGTRTELFGYLARRLLENGVGQAGFLGSGNGEAPPLSVSRTARLQPAAHPGIPKPADLSAPAWRRAEGIDWGDPGAVEALLGEVAAAASPGHAEPLVAGRAAGGKEEPVLSPADPSRRVGTVVWAGEGEIAEALRIGFDWAQRWERVPARERAKALEALADRLWRDRGRLLFLLREEAGKTLPDALTELREAIDFCRYYAAEARRLFGAPRRLGGPAGELNEVLWRGRGLFACISPWNFPLSIFLGQVVAALVAGNAVVAKPAEQTPLVAAEAVRLALASGIPPEVLHLLPGGGRVGEALVRDPRISGVAFTGSSEVASRIAQLLAGRGGALAPLIAETGGVNVMVVDATAAAEQVVDDILVSAFRSAGQRCSSLRLLLVQEEAAPRLLALLGGAVEELVVGDPRDLATDVGPLIERKALLDLEGQAWRLSRAGKLLSKASLASTAAAAGYYFRPQLIEIPSHALVEREIFGPLLPVVRFPIEALGSLLEEIAGKGFGLTMGLETRLSGRVRSVRERARVGNLYVNRSMIGAAVAFQPFGGEGLSGTGPKSGGSRYLEAFGVERVCSQNLAVTGDPDLLLLAEGDERPKEDASP, from the coding sequence ATGGAAGGCGGGCAACGAAAAGAGGACCGGAAGGGAGGGCTCCCCGCGCTCCGGGAGCGGCTGCTCGCGGTGCAGAGAGAAGACGACGATCTCTGCCGGGAACGGCTTTGCGCCCTCTTCTCCCCTTCCGAAGCCCTCGACCGGCAGATCGAGGAAAAGACCCGATGGCTGCACGAGCGGATGCGGGGGGAGGAACGGCCGCGCTGGGTCGACCGGATCCTGGCCCGCTATCCCCTTTCGCACAAGGAAGGACGGCTGCTCCTCCAGCTCGCCGAAGCCCTGCCGCGGATTCCGGATGACCAGACGGCGGATGCCCTGCTCGCCGAGAAGCTGATCGAAGGGGAGTGGTGCTCCGGGGAGCACGAGGCCCGAGAGCCGATCGGGCGAGCCGCTTCCTGGGGATTGAGCGGGCTACGGGCCCTGGCCCGTTGGGAGAGCGATGCCCCCCTGCCCGGCTGGTTCCGCCGGGGAGTGCGGGCGGCCGTCCGGGAATCGGCTCGGAAGATCGTCGGTGCCATCGTCGGGCGCTTCGTCCTCGCGGAAGACGTGCGCGGGGGGAGGCAGCAGGTCGAACGGCTTCACGCCCAAGGCTACCGGTTCTGCTGGGATATGCTTGGGGAGGCGGCGAGATCCCGGAGGACGGCGGACGACGCCCGCCAACGGTATGGCCGGGCGATCACCTTCTTCGGGCGAGCGGGAGCCGCTGAGGAGGAGGCGGCCGAGCTTTCGCTCAAGCTTTCGGTCCTCCATCCCCGATGGGAGCCCCTTCAGGAGGAGCGGATCGGGGAGGAGATCTACGCTTCGGTCCGGGAGCTCTGGCGTGAGGCCCGGAAGGCGGGGATCCGGCTGGTCTTTGACGCGGAGGAGTCCGACCGGTTTTGGCCCCTTCTCGACCTCTTTCTTCGTCTGTTGGCGGAGGTCGAGATCGACGGGGAGAGCGGCTTGGGGATCGTTGTCCAGGCCTACCAGAAGCGCGCGTGGGCGGCGGTGGAGCTTCTGGGGGAAGCCGCTGCGGAAGAGCAAGCGCGCTTCGCCCTACGCCTGGTCAAGGGAGCCTATTGGGATGCCGAGATCCGGCGGGCGCAGGCGCTGGGGCTGCCCGGCTATCCCGTCTTCACGCGGAAGGCGCTGACCGATCTTTCCTACTTGGCCTGTGCGAAGCGGCTGCTCGAAGGCACCGACCGGCTCTTTCCCCAGTTCGCGACCCACGACCCGAGGACGGTGGCGGCCATTCTCTGCCTCGCGGAAGGCGGGAGGGGCGGATGGGAGTTCCAGCGGCTCTACGGGGTCGCCGAACCCCTCTATGCGGTGGTGCGGGAGCTGGGTCATCCGGTCCGGCTCTACCTCCCGTTCGGGACGCGCACGGAGCTCTTTGGGTATCTTGCCCGGCGCCTGCTCGAAAATGGCGTCGGACAGGCGGGTTTCCTCGGCTCCGGGAACGGGGAGGCCCCTCCCCTTTCCGTGAGCCGGACAGCACGACTCCAGCCCGCGGCTCATCCAGGGATCCCCAAGCCAGCCGACCTTTCGGCTCCGGCCTGGAGGCGGGCCGAAGGAATCGACTGGGGCGATCCCGGAGCGGTGGAAGCGCTTCTCGGGGAAGTCGCAGCGGCAGCCAGCCCTGGCCATGCCGAGCCGCTGGTGGCCGGAAGAGCCGCCGGGGGGAAGGAGGAGCCGGTGCTTTCTCCGGCCGACCCCTCCCGACGGGTGGGAACGGTGGTCTGGGCGGGGGAAGGAGAGATCGCCGAAGCACTTCGGATCGGCTTCGATTGGGCGCAAAGGTGGGAACGGGTCCCTGCCCGGGAACGGGCCAAGGCTCTGGAGGCGCTCGCCGACCGGCTCTGGCGGGATCGGGGGAGGCTCCTCTTCCTCCTCCGGGAGGAGGCGGGAAAGACCCTTCCCGATGCGCTGACGGAGCTGCGGGAGGCGATCGACTTCTGCCGGTATTATGCGGCGGAGGCCAGGCGGCTCTTCGGGGCGCCCCGGCGGCTGGGAGGTCCCGCGGGGGAGCTCAACGAGGTGCTCTGGCGGGGACGAGGGCTCTTTGCCTGCATCAGCCCTTGGAACTTTCCGCTTTCGATCTTTCTGGGGCAGGTTGTGGCGGCCCTGGTGGCGGGGAACGCGGTGGTCGCCAAGCCGGCCGAGCAGACGCCGCTTGTCGCGGCCGAGGCGGTCCGGCTCGCGCTTGCCTCGGGCATCCCCCCGGAAGTCCTCCACCTGCTCCCCGGCGGCGGGCGCGTCGGGGAGGCCCTTGTCCGCGACCCCCGGATCTCCGGAGTCGCCTTTACCGGGTCAAGCGAGGTCGCCTCCCGAATCGCCCAGCTCCTGGCGGGCCGGGGAGGCGCCTTGGCTCCGCTGATCGCCGAGACCGGCGGGGTCAACGTCATGGTGGTCGACGCGACGGCGGCCGCCGAGCAGGTCGTTGACGACATCCTGGTTTCGGCCTTTCGGAGCGCCGGCCAGCGCTGCTCCTCGCTCCGCCTCCTCCTCGTCCAGGAAGAGGCGGCTCCGCGCCTGCTCGCTCTGCTTGGCGGAGCGGTCGAGGAGCTCGTGGTCGGAGACCCGCGGGATCTGGCGACCGACGTAGGGCCGCTGATCGAGCGGAAGGCGCTGCTCGATCTCGAAGGTCAGGCTTGGCGGCTCTCTCGCGCAGGCAAGCTTTTGTCCAAGGCTTCCTTGGCCTCGACCGCGGCGGCCGCGGGCTACTATTTCCGCCCGCAGCTCATCGAGATCCCTTCGCATGCGCTGGTCGAGCGGGAGATCTTCGGCCCGCTGCTGCCGGTGGTGCGCTTCCCTATCGAGGCGCTCGGCTCCCTCCTCGAGGAGATTGCCGGGAAAGGCTTCGGGCTGACCATGGGGCTCGAGACGCGCCTTTCCGGGCGCGTTCGCTCGGTTCGGGAGCGGGCGCGGGTTGGCAACCTCTACGTCAACCGGTCGATGATCGGGGCGGCGGTCGCCTTCCAGCCCTTCGGCGGAGAGGGGCTCTCCGGCACGGGGCCCAAGTCGGGCGGTTCTCGCTACTTGGAGGCGTTTGGCGTCGAGCGGGTCTGTTCGCAAAATCTCGCGGTAACGGGCGATCCCGATCTTCTTCTCTTGGCCGAGGGAGACGAGCGTCCCAAGGAGGACGCTTCGCCCTAG
- a CDS encoding DUF488 family protein produces the protein MFLDRASTSTFFTIGHSTRTIVEFVDLLRASSIDLVIDVRSVPRSRANPQFNAESLPETLAPWHIGYEPIVELGGFRGKRRSVIPSPNRYWQMSSFRNYADYALTPPFAAGLARLRDRGSRHRCAIMCAEAVWWRCHRRIITDYLLAAGERVLHILGVSHIEEAHLTPGAVVRDDGTVIYPSEDLSRK, from the coding sequence CTGTTCCTCGACAGAGCCAGTACGAGCACCTTTTTCACCATCGGCCATTCAACCCGGACGATCGTTGAATTCGTCGATCTGCTCCGGGCGTCGAGCATCGACCTGGTCATCGACGTGAGGTCGGTGCCGCGATCGCGTGCGAATCCACAGTTCAATGCCGAAAGCCTTCCCGAAACGCTGGCACCGTGGCACATCGGCTATGAGCCTATCGTCGAGCTGGGTGGTTTCCGCGGAAAGAGGCGTAGCGTGATCCCTTCGCCCAACCGGTATTGGCAGATGAGCAGTTTTCGTAATTATGCGGACTACGCGCTGACACCGCCGTTCGCAGCGGGTCTGGCGCGGCTCCGAGACCGAGGCAGCCGGCACCGATGCGCCATTATGTGCGCCGAGGCGGTCTGGTGGCGCTGCCATCGGCGTATCATCACCGACTACCTCCTCGCCGCAGGCGAACGCGTACTGCACATCCTCGGGGTGTCGCATATTGAGGAAGCCCATCTGACGCCCGGCGCTGTGGTTCGCGACGACGGGACGGTAATCTACCCCAGCGAGGATCTGTCGCGGAAATGA
- a CDS encoding HlyD family secretion protein: protein MEEQGQGEGGRARKPLWTRIAWSAGAGLLVYAAARFLLGGEGRFASTEDSIVSAHAVRISPRVSGYLERLLIDDNTRVRPGQLLALIDPRDYQARVAVADSARLLAGTEWIRMHRLVTTHATPELNLDAAVAVNTTTEAALRLESLALGYSEIRAPVAGKISGRRVDQGNLVSPGQFLFSIVPEGVWVKANFRERELRHIRPGMAAEIRIWAQPGRVYRGHVESIQRGATSAFSPYPRLDMRLNYVKPEQRIPVKILFDEPPAALTELGPWMTAAVRIPTKAAEAAFDWALLLGVGAAMALFAFGTVPRGRRSGG from the coding sequence ATGGAAGAGCAAGGACAGGGCGAAGGCGGGCGGGCGAGGAAGCCGCTCTGGACCCGGATCGCTTGGAGCGCCGGCGCGGGCCTGCTGGTCTATGCCGCGGCTCGCTTTCTTCTGGGAGGAGAGGGGCGCTTCGCCTCCACGGAGGATTCGATCGTAAGCGCCCACGCGGTGCGGATCTCGCCCCGGGTCTCCGGATACCTGGAGAGGCTCCTCATCGACGACAACACGCGGGTAAGGCCAGGGCAGCTGTTGGCGCTGATCGATCCGAGGGACTACCAGGCGCGGGTTGCGGTTGCGGATTCCGCGCGGCTCTTAGCCGGGACCGAGTGGATTCGGATGCATCGGCTGGTCACCACGCATGCAACGCCCGAGCTCAACCTCGATGCGGCGGTCGCCGTGAACACCACCACCGAGGCTGCGCTCCGCTTGGAGAGCTTGGCCCTCGGCTATAGCGAGATCCGGGCACCGGTTGCCGGGAAGATCTCGGGACGCCGGGTCGACCAGGGAAACTTGGTGTCTCCGGGGCAGTTTCTCTTCTCGATCGTGCCTGAAGGGGTCTGGGTGAAGGCCAACTTCCGGGAAAGGGAGCTCCGCCACATTCGTCCGGGAATGGCGGCGGAAATCCGGATCTGGGCGCAGCCGGGCCGCGTCTACCGGGGGCACGTCGAGAGCATCCAGCGCGGGGCCACTTCGGCCTTCAGCCCGTATCCGCGGCTCGACATGCGGCTCAATTATGTCAAGCCGGAGCAGCGGATTCCGGTGAAGATCCTCTTCGATGAGCCGCCTGCGGCGCTCACCGAGCTCGGCCCATGGATGACCGCGGCGGTGAGGATCCCCACGAAGGCGGCAGAGGCGGCCTTCGATTGGGCGCTCCTCCTGGGGGTGGGCGCGGCGATGGCCCTCTTCGCCTTCGGTACGGTTCCCCGCGGACGACGGTCCGGCGGGTGA
- a CDS encoding ribulose-phosphate 3-epimerase yields MRRVRFAAVIGAKPCQVESEVRELEAAGIDLLHVEVMDGHFVPDLGVGPRFVAALRTTTELPIEVHLRIEQPDRYARAFVEAGADIVTVHLEARHDVQKTIDLIRSMGCRCGLALNPITLLEKAFKYLPHIHFLLCLTANPGSRQPLLPETLRKVAQAKAHREAGNLAYEIAVEGGVTRESLPSVVVHGTDRIILESRLLGEREEDPLRELRAAAEEANMGG; encoded by the coding sequence ATGAGGCGAGTACGGTTTGCTGCCGTGATCGGGGCCAAGCCCTGTCAGGTGGAGAGCGAGGTGCGCGAGCTGGAAGCGGCTGGGATCGACCTTCTCCACGTGGAGGTGATGGACGGCCACTTCGTGCCCGATCTGGGGGTCGGTCCTCGGTTCGTTGCCGCGCTCCGCACGACGACCGAGCTGCCCATCGAGGTCCATCTCCGGATCGAGCAGCCCGACCGCTACGCCCGCGCCTTCGTTGAAGCCGGGGCCGACATCGTGACGGTTCATCTGGAAGCCCGCCACGACGTGCAAAAGACGATCGACCTCATCCGTTCGATGGGCTGCCGCTGCGGGCTCGCGCTCAACCCGATCACCCTCTTGGAGAAGGCCTTCAAATACCTTCCCCACATCCACTTCCTTCTCTGCCTCACCGCCAACCCCGGCTCACGGCAGCCGCTTTTGCCGGAGACGCTCCGGAAAGTGGCGCAGGCCAAGGCCCATCGGGAAGCGGGCAACCTTGCCTACGAGATCGCGGTGGAAGGCGGGGTGACTCGGGAGAGCCTCCCCTCGGTGGTCGTCCACGGGACGGACCGGATCATTTTGGAAAGCCGGCTCCTCGGCGAAAGGGAGGAGGATCCCCTCCGCGAGCTGCGCGCCGCCGCCGAAGAAGCCAACATGGGTGGCTGA
- a CDS encoding VOC family protein yields the protein MKVRRLLHTRYRVNDLEKIVSFFTELLGLQEVSRSTSPRGSTLVFLKAPESEELLELCHYPASGPVVVPPDLTHLAFEVDDLEAFGREAVKKGHPFSDGPTTSRSGTRFAFLDGPEGYEIELIERKRA from the coding sequence GTGAAGGTGCGCCGGCTCTTGCACACGCGCTATCGCGTGAACGATCTGGAGAAGATCGTCTCCTTTTTTACCGAGCTGCTCGGTCTCCAGGAAGTGAGCCGATCGACCTCCCCTCGCGGCTCCACCCTGGTCTTTCTCAAAGCCCCCGAAAGCGAGGAGCTGCTCGAGCTCTGCCACTATCCGGCGTCGGGACCGGTGGTCGTGCCGCCCGATCTGACCCATCTGGCCTTCGAGGTCGATGACCTGGAAGCCTTCGGCCGCGAGGCCGTCAAAAAGGGGCATCCCTTTTCCGATGGCCCGACGACGAGCCGCTCCGGAACGCGCTTTGCGTTCCTCGACGGACCGGAAGGGTACGAGATCGAGCTGATCGAACGCAAACGAGCGTAG
- a CDS encoding M20/M25/M40 family metallo-hydrolase, producing the protein MVAQQTWIDYLKPYADRVETDAYGNAIALLHPEGSPKILLAAHIDEIGFQVQYVDERGFVYFTTVGGSDPLLARGQRVRIHHEGEAVLGVIGSLAIHLQEREGKQDPPKWHELFIDIGAQSQQEALERVSVGDLITYDSGFAPLHGDLWVGRACDDRVGAFVVAEAFRKAALQREKLQASVVAASTIQEENGLFGAAMVGYSTHPDAALVVDVGHATDIPIADKKRQGDVQLGKGPILSRGSVNHPLLVRRLAEVAHAHGIAYQQGIDPRRSGTDADAIFLQRGGIPTAALGIPNRYMHSPVEVVHLQDLETLAEWLSLFLADLPRDERFRRQG; encoded by the coding sequence ATGGTGGCCCAACAAACCTGGATCGATTACCTCAAGCCCTACGCCGACCGCGTCGAGACCGATGCCTATGGCAACGCGATCGCCCTGCTCCATCCGGAGGGATCCCCCAAGATCCTCCTGGCAGCGCACATCGACGAGATCGGCTTCCAGGTCCAGTATGTCGACGAGCGCGGATTTGTCTATTTCACCACCGTCGGAGGATCCGATCCTCTGCTGGCGCGCGGCCAGCGGGTGCGGATTCATCACGAGGGGGAGGCTGTCCTGGGCGTGATCGGCTCCCTCGCCATCCACCTGCAGGAGCGCGAGGGAAAGCAGGATCCGCCCAAGTGGCACGAGCTCTTCATCGACATCGGGGCCCAGAGCCAACAGGAGGCCCTGGAGCGCGTCTCCGTCGGCGATCTCATCACCTACGACTCGGGATTTGCGCCCCTCCACGGAGATCTCTGGGTGGGCAGGGCTTGCGATGACCGTGTCGGGGCCTTCGTCGTGGCCGAGGCGTTCCGGAAAGCCGCCCTGCAGCGGGAGAAGCTGCAGGCCAGTGTAGTCGCGGCATCGACCATCCAGGAGGAAAACGGCCTCTTTGGTGCCGCGATGGTTGGCTACTCGACGCATCCCGACGCGGCGCTGGTGGTCGACGTCGGCCACGCGACCGACATTCCGATCGCCGACAAGAAGCGCCAGGGGGATGTGCAGCTCGGCAAGGGACCGATCCTGAGCCGGGGAAGCGTCAACCACCCTCTCCTGGTCCGCCGGCTGGCGGAGGTCGCCCACGCGCACGGGATTGCCTACCAGCAGGGGATCGACCCCCGCCGGTCGGGCACCGACGCGGACGCGATCTTCCTGCAGCGCGGAGGCATTCCCACCGCAGCCCTTGGCATTCCCAACCGGTACATGCACAGCCCGGTCGAGGTTGTCCATCTCCAGGACCTCGAAACGCTTGCGGAATGGCTCAGCCTGTTCTTGGCGGATCTCCCGCGGGACGAACGCTTCCGGCGGCAGGGGTAG
- a CDS encoding VTT domain-containing protein: protein MKEHGFWAYPLLFAIVFCETGLVVTPFLPGDSLLFLLGAFAGQGWLHLPTLLLSLILAAVLGDSMNYWIGWRVGPAIFHDPESRWLNRRHLIRARALCRRYGARAIVLARFIPVLRTFAPFVAGVGTMTYSRFFLWNAAGGISWVALFLLAGFFLGSAPAVQSHLHLFLLLIIALSLLPVARELLLARAARAKPIAGK, encoded by the coding sequence GTGAAGGAGCATGGGTTCTGGGCCTACCCCCTGCTCTTCGCGATCGTCTTTTGCGAGACGGGCCTGGTCGTCACCCCCTTCCTTCCGGGGGATAGCCTGCTCTTTCTCCTGGGGGCCTTTGCCGGCCAAGGTTGGCTCCATCTGCCCACCCTCCTGCTGAGCCTCATCCTTGCCGCGGTGCTCGGGGACTCGATGAACTACTGGATCGGCTGGCGGGTGGGACCGGCGATCTTTCACGACCCCGAGTCCCGCTGGCTCAACCGGCGCCATCTCATCCGCGCCCGGGCCCTCTGCCGCCGGTATGGCGCCCGGGCGATCGTCCTCGCCCGCTTCATCCCGGTGCTGCGAACCTTCGCCCCCTTCGTCGCCGGTGTCGGGACGATGACCTATTCCCGCTTTTTCCTCTGGAACGCCGCGGGGGGCATCTCCTGGGTGGCTCTCTTCCTCCTCGCGGGCTTTTTCCTGGGAAGCGCTCCGGCGGTCCAGAGCCACCTCCATCTCTTTCTTTTACTGATCATCGCCCTCTCCCTGCTTCCGGTCGCCCGGGAGCTCCTGCTCGCGCGCGCAGCCCGGGCGAAGCCGATTGCGGGCAAGTAG